A window of the Schlesneria paludicola DSM 18645 genome harbors these coding sequences:
- a CDS encoding leucine-rich repeat domain-containing protein: protein MGTIEFSDGVYGVKAAITSMWSPTMLGELVNANIAELELNHGNGWCGSDLAFLSRLPQLLAFSILDMRIESVEPIHVLHSLKKLGVLTYCKSEIRFSEFPELETCSLEWREKASSLFDCVSLKKLFLDNYTGKDALKLGQLTKLKSLDLLSASVENIEGLRTLKSLYYLRLGNLKRLTSLRGLEALTELEELVINRCRLIKSIGEISKLHKLRRLGLPDCGGIASLQPLCALSELKAVWFYGSTKILDGDLRPLLDMQLERVSFMNRRHYSHAREEFGEAWSSPCPDFNRRE, encoded by the coding sequence ATGGGTACAATCGAGTTTAGTGATGGGGTTTATGGCGTGAAAGCGGCGATCACGTCTATGTGGTCTCCAACTATGCTTGGTGAACTTGTTAATGCAAATATTGCTGAACTGGAATTGAATCATGGAAATGGGTGGTGTGGGTCAGATCTTGCGTTTTTATCGCGACTACCCCAGTTACTGGCGTTTAGCATTCTTGATATGAGGATTGAATCAGTAGAGCCCATTCACGTATTGCACTCGTTAAAGAAACTTGGAGTTTTAACATACTGTAAGTCGGAAATCAGGTTTTCGGAATTTCCAGAACTTGAGACATGTTCATTGGAATGGCGAGAAAAAGCGTCTTCGCTTTTTGATTGCGTTTCATTGAAGAAATTGTTTCTGGACAATTATACAGGAAAAGATGCGTTAAAATTGGGGCAGTTGACAAAACTTAAAAGCTTAGATCTCTTGAGCGCTTCAGTTGAGAATATTGAAGGATTGCGCACCCTAAAGTCTCTATATTACCTGCGTTTAGGTAATTTAAAACGTCTGACATCCTTGCGTGGTCTTGAAGCCTTAACAGAACTCGAGGAGCTGGTTATCAACAGATGCCGGCTAATTAAGTCGATAGGAGAAATATCCAAGCTACATAAATTACGGAGGCTCGGCCTTCCAGATTGCGGCGGTATTGCGTCCCTGCAGCCACTTTGTGCATTGTCGGAGCTGAAAGCAGTGTGGTTTTACGGCTCGACAAAGATCCTAGATGGAGATTTGCGGCCTCTTTTGGATATGCAACTAGAACGAGTTAGCTTCATGAACCGGCGTCATTACTCACATGCACGCGAAGAATTTGGCGAGGCATGGAGTTCTCCATGCCCAGATTTTAACCGGAGAGAGTAA
- a CDS encoding SecDF P1 head subdomain-containing protein, with amino-acid sequence MRTIAMIATSMLLLMGCDAKNNKSIPRPLAKKATFELYVVSATGGANTKTDTDPQTGTTIYLTTPAVITSSDVESVSLSADMPDQKRLNVNLTPNGASKLSAATATPNGMRLAIAVNDKIVSAPAIRATLSNSVSISGDKLEVTLDALTKE; translated from the coding sequence ATGCGAACGATTGCGATGATTGCGACGTCGATGTTGCTGCTGATGGGGTGCGACGCCAAAAACAATAAATCCATTCCCCGGCCGTTGGCGAAGAAGGCGACGTTTGAACTCTACGTGGTGTCGGCGACCGGCGGCGCGAATACGAAAACGGACACGGATCCTCAAACAGGGACGACAATCTACCTGACCACACCCGCCGTGATTACTTCGTCGGACGTCGAATCGGTTTCCCTTTCAGCAGATATGCCGGATCAAAAGAGACTCAACGTGAACCTGACACCGAATGGTGCGAGCAAACTTTCCGCCGCAACGGCCACCCCCAATGGAATGAGGCTCGCAATCGCCGTCAACGATAAGATCGTGAGCGCGCCCGCCATTCGCGCGACGTTGTCGAACAGCGTCAGCATTTCTGGTGACAAGTTAGAAGTGACCTTGGACGCGCTGACCAAAGAGTAG
- a CDS encoding HEAT repeat domain-containing protein has translation MLLPRRFLSLASLFVVIVVSTITTTHAANDPSPEKEAELIALLQSEAPPAEKALACKHLAVHGTNKAVPELAKLLTNEQLASWARIPLEVIPGSEADEALRTATESLQGNLLIGTINSIGVRRDSSAVELLSKRLEGPDADVASAAAVALGKIGNSAAVKVLTPLLASAPATVRSAVAEGCVLAAERSLAEGHDVEAVAIYDDIRKAELPKQRILEATRGSILARREKGIPLLIEQFQSPDKELFAIALTTAREFPGRQVDEALATEMAKASPEHAALIISAMADRPQTVVLAAIMKAAGRGSKPIVRIAAISALGRVGNPTCLPSLLESALDSDADVASTAKKSLIELPGESVDQEIVARLAKPEPKVYSLLLDLIGQRRIAALPILTKALENSDRAVRSAALTSLGATVTPDKLSILIKQVLTPKHAEDAPVAQAALKTASIRMPDREACATELATATERTSVPTKIVLLKILGEVSGTKALQTIAAAAKNNDPQLQDVASELLGEWMTIDAAPVLLDLAKTAPAEKFQIRAMRGYIKIARQFAMEEKDRMVICEKAFEACRRPAEQKLVLDVFKRYPHPETLRMSIKAIQLPEVKDDAYQATLVIAQKLGGNAAEVREQLNSVELQKTKLEIVKAEYGAGTSLKDVTEILQKQVGESPLLTLPSENYNDSFGGDPAPGAAKKLKIQYKVDDKAGELSFAENALLIFPTPVPKK, from the coding sequence ATGCTGTTGCCTCGAAGATTCCTTTCCCTTGCATCGCTCTTCGTTGTCATCGTCGTCTCGACGATCACCACGACCCATGCCGCGAACGACCCATCGCCCGAAAAAGAAGCCGAGCTGATTGCACTGCTGCAGTCCGAGGCTCCTCCCGCAGAGAAGGCGCTGGCCTGTAAACATTTGGCCGTTCACGGCACGAACAAGGCCGTTCCAGAACTGGCCAAGCTGCTGACCAATGAACAACTCGCGTCCTGGGCGCGGATTCCGCTGGAAGTGATCCCCGGGTCCGAAGCGGATGAAGCCCTGAGAACCGCGACGGAATCGCTTCAAGGAAACCTCCTGATCGGCACCATCAATTCGATTGGTGTTCGCCGTGACTCGAGTGCCGTCGAATTGTTGTCGAAGCGATTGGAAGGGCCCGATGCCGACGTCGCTTCGGCCGCGGCTGTCGCTCTGGGAAAAATTGGCAACAGTGCGGCCGTTAAAGTACTGACGCCATTGCTGGCATCAGCTCCTGCCACCGTGCGGTCCGCCGTTGCCGAAGGATGCGTGCTGGCTGCGGAACGGTCCTTGGCAGAAGGACACGATGTGGAAGCAGTCGCGATCTACGACGATATCCGCAAGGCTGAACTTCCCAAGCAGCGAATCCTCGAAGCAACCCGAGGCTCGATCCTTGCTCGCCGTGAAAAAGGAATCCCACTACTGATCGAACAGTTCCAGTCACCTGACAAGGAACTGTTTGCCATCGCATTGACGACCGCACGCGAGTTCCCAGGACGCCAAGTGGACGAAGCTCTGGCGACGGAAATGGCGAAGGCTTCTCCCGAACATGCGGCACTCATCATCAGCGCCATGGCCGATCGTCCACAAACCGTCGTCCTGGCCGCAATCATGAAGGCCGCTGGACGTGGCTCGAAGCCGATCGTTCGCATCGCCGCGATCTCGGCATTGGGCCGAGTCGGCAATCCAACCTGCCTGCCATCTCTGCTGGAATCGGCCCTGGACTCCGATGCCGACGTCGCATCAACGGCAAAGAAGTCACTGATTGAACTGCCCGGTGAGAGTGTTGATCAAGAGATCGTGGCCCGTTTGGCAAAGCCAGAACCAAAGGTCTATTCGCTGCTGCTCGACTTGATCGGCCAGCGACGCATTGCGGCGTTGCCGATCCTGACCAAGGCGCTGGAAAATTCCGACCGAGCCGTGCGGAGCGCCGCTCTGACATCGTTGGGAGCGACCGTAACTCCTGACAAGCTTTCTATTCTGATCAAGCAGGTCCTGACACCGAAACATGCCGAAGACGCCCCCGTGGCACAAGCGGCACTCAAGACAGCCAGCATTCGGATGCCAGATCGCGAAGCCTGTGCGACCGAACTCGCAACCGCCACAGAACGCACTTCGGTTCCGACGAAGATTGTGCTGCTGAAGATCCTGGGCGAAGTCTCGGGAACCAAAGCACTGCAGACCATCGCCGCCGCCGCAAAGAACAATGATCCGCAGCTTCAAGACGTCGCCAGTGAGTTGCTGGGCGAGTGGATGACGATCGACGCAGCGCCTGTCCTGCTCGACCTGGCCAAGACGGCTCCCGCCGAAAAGTTCCAGATCCGAGCCATGCGCGGATACATCAAGATCGCACGTCAGTTTGCGATGGAGGAAAAGGACCGCATGGTCATCTGCGAAAAGGCATTCGAAGCATGCCGCCGTCCTGCAGAACAAAAGCTGGTGCTCGACGTCTTCAAGCGGTACCCACACCCAGAAACGTTGCGGATGTCGATCAAGGCCATTCAATTGCCGGAAGTCAAGGACGATGCTTATCAGGCAACACTGGTCATCGCCCAGAAGCTGGGCGGCAACGCGGCCGAAGTGCGGGAACAATTGAACAGTGTTGAACTGCAAAAGACGAAGCTCGAAATCGTGAAGGCCGAGTATGGGGCCGGAACGTCGCTGAAAGATGTCACCGAGATATTGCAGAAGCAGGTTGGTGAATCGCCATTGTTGACTCTGCCATCAGAGAACTACAACGACAGCTTCGGTGGCGACCCGGCACCAGGGGCGGCGAAGAAGCTGAAGATCCAGTACAAGGTCGACGACAAAGCGGGAGAACTCTCATTCGCCGAGAATGCACTGCTAATCTTCCCGACACCTGTCCCGAAGAAGTAA
- a CDS encoding Gfo/Idh/MocA family protein yields MSKNVSKLHRRQFLQASVSAGAAAFAAPMIIPSSALGLDGNVPPSERVIIAGIGIGNRGTYDLGCFLEQKDVQFAAVCDVKEKRRTAVKKIADEKYGNTNCEMYRDFREVLDRKDIDAVLIATGPNWHCTAAMYAAKAGKDMYCEKPCTKNIAQSLILKDTIKRTGRVFQAGTQRRNLPHFAFACELARTGKLGKMKKVYAHPAGMQAMTSGWLVPETEPEQEVVDWNMYLGPAAWRPFNAKLLDGFNFEKGGGLVGGGVLEWGSHCVDLCQWAVGDVPAPVEYDAPKDGELVARYESGVELIFREKGWIPLGSCPVRFEGETGWVETGDSGKMVLSSPSLLAGRTVAEIDGYPATFHVRDFLDCVKTRSQPKGNAEAACNAHIACHAANIALFLNRQVKLDPKTNEFIGDEQANRLRSEALREPWRI; encoded by the coding sequence ATGTCGAAAAACGTCTCGAAGCTTCATCGGCGCCAGTTTTTGCAAGCGTCAGTCTCGGCAGGGGCTGCAGCATTTGCTGCACCGATGATTATCCCGAGCTCCGCCTTGGGCCTGGATGGCAACGTGCCGCCGAGCGAACGCGTGATCATCGCCGGGATCGGGATTGGTAACCGCGGGACATACGACCTGGGTTGCTTCCTGGAGCAGAAAGACGTTCAGTTTGCCGCGGTCTGCGACGTGAAAGAAAAGCGCCGGACCGCTGTGAAGAAGATCGCCGACGAAAAGTACGGCAACACGAACTGCGAAATGTATCGCGACTTCCGCGAGGTGCTCGATCGCAAAGACATCGATGCCGTCCTGATTGCGACCGGTCCCAACTGGCACTGTACCGCCGCGATGTACGCCGCCAAAGCCGGCAAGGATATGTACTGTGAAAAGCCTTGTACGAAGAACATCGCTCAAAGCCTGATTCTGAAAGACACGATCAAGCGAACGGGCCGCGTCTTCCAGGCGGGGACTCAACGCCGAAACCTGCCACACTTCGCGTTCGCCTGCGAGCTCGCTCGTACCGGCAAGCTTGGCAAAATGAAAAAGGTCTACGCGCACCCAGCCGGGATGCAGGCGATGACCAGTGGCTGGCTCGTTCCCGAAACCGAACCTGAACAAGAAGTCGTCGACTGGAACATGTATCTGGGCCCCGCAGCCTGGCGGCCGTTCAACGCGAAGCTGCTGGATGGTTTCAACTTTGAAAAAGGTGGCGGACTGGTCGGCGGTGGCGTGCTGGAATGGGGTTCTCACTGCGTCGACCTGTGCCAATGGGCCGTCGGCGACGTTCCCGCTCCCGTTGAATACGACGCACCAAAAGACGGTGAACTGGTCGCACGTTACGAAAGCGGCGTGGAACTGATCTTCCGTGAAAAAGGCTGGATCCCGCTCGGGTCATGCCCTGTCCGCTTCGAAGGCGAAACCGGTTGGGTGGAAACGGGAGACAGCGGCAAAATGGTGCTCAGCTCACCAAGCCTGCTGGCTGGTCGGACGGTGGCCGAGATCGATGGCTATCCCGCCACGTTCCATGTGCGCGACTTCCTCGATTGCGTGAAGACACGCAGTCAGCCCAAGGGGAATGCCGAAGCGGCTTGCAACGCTCACATCGCCTGCCACGCGGCGAACATCGCGCTGTTCCTCAACCGCCAGGTGAAGCTCGATCCGAAGACGAACGAGTTCATTGGCGACGAGCAGGCGAATCGGTTGCGTTCAGAAGCACTGCGCGAACCTTGGCGAATCTGA
- a CDS encoding transposase: protein MTQPPRADEAGGLYHTLNRGNGRQEIFHKPEDIAAFERVLAEGLAFYDVTLFCFQLMPNHWHLALRPNADGELSRVMRWITATHTMRYRAHYHTSGEGHVYQARFKSFPIQDDAHFLAVCRYVERNAVRAGLVKQAEDSRWGGTLAMDATD, encoded by the coding sequence ATGACACAACCACCACGAGCCGATGAAGCCGGCGGATTGTACCATACCTTGAACCGAGGCAATGGACGGCAGGAGATTTTCCATAAGCCCGAGGACATTGCCGCATTTGAGCGAGTTCTTGCGGAAGGGTTAGCTTTTTATGATGTGACACTCTTTTGCTTCCAGCTAATGCCCAATCATTGGCATCTTGCCTTGCGCCCGAACGCTGATGGTGAGCTAAGTCGGGTCATGCGCTGGATCACCGCGACGCACACGATGCGTTACCGGGCTCATTACCACACCTCGGGTGAAGGGCATGTTTACCAGGCACGATTTAAAAGCTTTCCAATTCAGGATGATGCGCATTTTCTGGCTGTTTGCCGTTACGTCGAGCGCAATGCCGTTCGAGCCGGGCTTGTTAAGCAAGCGGAAGACTCGAGATGGGGGGGCACTTTGGCGATGGACGCAACCGACTGA
- a CDS encoding DUF952 domain-containing protein, producing the protein MPILYHITTQKQATDAKAVGIYTPTEYEKDGFIHCSYVTQVAGVANRIFRGKSNLVLLKVDSSALAARVVDENLEGGTELFPHIYGELPWAAVVEVIPFAPDPDGVFRL; encoded by the coding sequence ATGCCAATCCTGTATCACATCACGACTCAGAAGCAGGCGACTGATGCGAAAGCCGTGGGGATTTACACGCCCACCGAGTATGAGAAGGATGGATTCATCCACTGCTCGTACGTGACGCAGGTCGCCGGCGTTGCTAACCGCATCTTTCGCGGAAAGTCAAATTTAGTGTTATTGAAGGTGGACTCTTCGGCTCTGGCCGCGCGCGTTGTGGATGAGAATCTCGAAGGCGGAACAGAATTGTTTCCGCACATCTACGGCGAACTTCCCTGGGCCGCGGTAGTGGAAGTGATTCCATTTGCCCCGGACCCCGATGGAGTGTTCCGACTATGA
- a CDS encoding efflux RND transporter permease subunit, protein MFVQFLHRPTLAIVISIIILFLGGLSIQTLPIAQFPSVAPTSVVVTVSYPGASALVLVDSVLVILEQSINGVPNMRYMISDATSAGEGTITVVFEPGTDTNAAVVNVQNRVLTVRNNLPPIVEREGIIVMQAMKSMLMYVNVNSTNKQHTQNFIYNYTYANLLPEIKRVQGVGSARILGNRQYAMRVWLDLDRMRAYDVSAEEIMQTLAQQSMIGSPGRLGQATGKTSQSIEYVLTWVGRYNKPDQYEDIIIRANPKGEVLRLRDVADIELGPSYYDIYSDIDGHPSAAIVLKQLPDTNASVVIENVKKKLEKIKKASFPPGMTFEISYDVSSFLDASIEQVLHTLFEAFLLVSLVVFIFLGDWRSTLIPTLAVPVSLIGTFFFLQLFGLSINLITLFALILAIGVVVDDAIVVVEAVHAKMHEKGLTPYLATREVVTEISGAIIAITLVMTAVFIPVTFMTGPVGTFYRQFGITMATSIVLSGVVALTLTPVLCSMILKPHKNVEKRGPLGRLLHLFNIALEKITGRYAALLSQIVTRRMLTMILITSFGVGIYLVNTRLPSGFIPIEDQGMIYGIIQTPPGSTLEFTNSKAHELKELAKSIDSVISVSSLAGYEVLTEGRGSNAGTCLINLKPWSQRKLTAKQIIEQLERESTKIADVKLEFYEPPAVPGFGAAGGVSVRVLDQTNTGEYQRLGEVTAKFMSELQKRNEVKGLFTFFASNYPQYELIIDNDAAMQKGVSIGKAMDNLSIVIGSTWEQGFVRFGQFYKVFVQAKPEFRRYPSDFQDLFVKNEDGEMVPYSSFMQLQPTQGMNEISRYNLYPSAAIQCAPASGFSSGEAIRAIKEVAERTLPQGFDLGWEGLSYDEESKGNLAIYIFLIVVVFVYLVLAGQYESFILPLAVIFSLPVGIFGSFLFLRMMDLSNDVYAQIGLVMLVGLLGKNAILIVEFAVQRRNEGESVKDAAIAGARLRFRPILMTSFAFIVGLIPLVRATGPGAIGNRTIGTTAVGGMLLGTTLGVILIPGLYYVFGTLVGKGRKLTLDESDAPLSETVQDRAE, encoded by the coding sequence ATGTTCGTGCAATTCCTCCATCGACCCACACTGGCGATCGTGATTTCGATCATCATCCTGTTCCTTGGGGGGCTTTCCATTCAGACACTGCCGATTGCGCAGTTCCCTTCGGTCGCCCCCACAAGCGTCGTCGTGACCGTCTCTTATCCTGGTGCAAGTGCGCTGGTTTTGGTCGATTCCGTGCTGGTGATTCTGGAGCAATCGATTAACGGCGTACCGAACATGCGGTACATGATTTCCGATGCGACCAGCGCCGGCGAAGGAACGATCACAGTCGTCTTTGAACCTGGGACGGATACCAACGCCGCGGTCGTGAACGTTCAGAATCGAGTGCTGACGGTCCGGAATAATCTTCCGCCCATCGTCGAACGCGAAGGCATCATCGTCATGCAGGCGATGAAAAGCATGTTGATGTATGTGAACGTGAACAGTACGAACAAGCAGCACACGCAAAACTTCATCTACAACTACACCTACGCGAACTTGTTACCCGAGATCAAACGCGTTCAAGGTGTCGGCAGTGCTCGTATCCTGGGCAATCGCCAATATGCCATGCGGGTTTGGCTGGACCTCGACCGAATGCGTGCGTACGACGTCTCGGCCGAAGAAATTATGCAGACGCTGGCGCAGCAAAGTATGATCGGCTCGCCTGGAAGGCTTGGCCAGGCAACCGGGAAGACCTCGCAATCGATCGAGTATGTCTTGACCTGGGTCGGGCGGTACAACAAGCCAGATCAGTACGAAGATATCATCATCCGTGCGAATCCCAAGGGAGAAGTGCTGCGCCTGAGAGATGTGGCGGACATTGAACTGGGGCCGTCGTACTACGACATCTATTCAGATATCGACGGCCATCCCTCGGCCGCGATCGTGCTGAAGCAATTGCCTGACACGAATGCGTCCGTCGTCATCGAAAACGTCAAGAAAAAGCTCGAGAAAATCAAAAAGGCATCGTTCCCGCCTGGGATGACATTTGAGATCAGCTATGACGTCTCGAGCTTCCTGGACGCATCGATCGAACAGGTGCTGCATACGCTGTTTGAGGCGTTCCTGCTGGTCTCGCTGGTGGTCTTCATTTTCCTTGGAGACTGGCGATCCACCCTGATTCCCACACTCGCCGTTCCGGTGTCGTTGATCGGAACCTTCTTCTTCCTGCAATTGTTTGGCCTCTCGATTAACCTGATCACACTCTTTGCCCTGATTCTGGCGATCGGGGTGGTTGTTGACGACGCGATTGTCGTTGTCGAAGCCGTTCACGCGAAGATGCATGAAAAGGGCCTGACGCCCTATCTGGCCACTCGAGAAGTCGTGACCGAAATCAGTGGCGCGATCATTGCTATTACGCTCGTCATGACGGCGGTTTTCATACCAGTGACGTTCATGACAGGACCGGTGGGAACCTTCTACCGGCAGTTCGGGATCACGATGGCGACGTCGATTGTGCTCTCTGGAGTCGTGGCGCTGACGCTCACTCCGGTCCTCTGTTCCATGATTTTGAAACCACACAAGAACGTTGAAAAACGTGGACCATTGGGGCGGCTCTTACATTTGTTCAATATCGCGTTGGAGAAGATCACTGGTCGATACGCCGCACTGCTCTCGCAGATTGTCACGCGACGCATGCTGACCATGATCTTGATCACGAGTTTTGGGGTGGGCATCTATCTCGTGAATACACGTCTGCCGAGCGGATTCATCCCGATCGAGGATCAGGGAATGATCTATGGAATCATTCAAACGCCTCCCGGCTCGACGCTGGAATTCACCAATTCAAAAGCCCACGAACTGAAAGAGCTCGCCAAGTCCATCGATAGCGTGATCTCGGTCTCGTCGTTGGCAGGTTATGAAGTGCTGACAGAAGGCCGAGGCTCGAATGCAGGCACATGCCTGATCAATCTGAAACCGTGGTCTCAACGCAAATTGACGGCGAAACAAATCATCGAGCAACTCGAACGCGAATCGACCAAAATCGCAGACGTCAAACTGGAATTCTACGAGCCGCCTGCGGTACCCGGGTTCGGAGCGGCCGGGGGCGTCTCGGTCCGTGTGCTCGACCAGACGAACACGGGAGAATATCAGCGACTCGGAGAAGTGACGGCGAAGTTCATGAGCGAGCTGCAGAAACGAAACGAGGTGAAAGGCCTGTTCACGTTCTTCGCCAGCAATTATCCGCAGTATGAGCTGATCATTGATAATGACGCCGCGATGCAAAAAGGGGTTTCGATCGGCAAAGCGATGGACAACCTGTCGATCGTGATTGGAAGTACCTGGGAACAAGGCTTCGTCCGCTTTGGCCAATTCTATAAGGTCTTTGTTCAAGCTAAGCCCGAGTTTCGACGTTACCCGTCCGACTTCCAGGATTTGTTCGTCAAGAATGAAGACGGCGAGATGGTTCCCTATTCGTCGTTCATGCAGCTTCAGCCGACCCAGGGTATGAACGAGATCAGCCGCTACAACCTGTACCCCTCGGCTGCGATTCAATGTGCACCCGCCTCTGGCTTCAGCAGCGGCGAAGCGATTCGAGCCATCAAAGAGGTGGCAGAGCGAACGCTGCCCCAAGGCTTCGACCTCGGCTGGGAAGGCTTGTCCTATGACGAAGAATCCAAGGGCAATCTGGCAATTTACATCTTTTTGATCGTCGTCGTCTTCGTCTACCTGGTTCTGGCTGGACAATACGAGAGCTTCATCCTGCCTTTGGCCGTGATCTTTTCATTACCCGTCGGCATCTTTGGGTCATTTCTCTTTCTGCGCATGATGGACCTTTCAAACGATGTCTATGCCCAGATTGGACTCGTGATGCTGGTCGGCCTGCTGGGCAAAAACGCCATTCTGATCGTCGAGTTCGCCGTGCAGCGACGCAACGAAGGCGAGAGCGTCAAAGACGCTGCGATCGCCGGCGCCCGTTTGCGGTTCCGTCCGATCCTGATGACGTCGTTCGCCTTCATCGTCGGCCTGATTCCCCTGGTCCGCGCGACAGGTCCGGGCGCCATTGGGAATCGCACCATCGGCACGACGGCAGTGGGGGGAATGCTGCTGGGCACCACACTCGGAGTCATTCTCATCCCCGGCCTCTACTACGTGTTCGGAACCCTCGTCGGCAAAGGCCGAAAACTCACCCTCGACGAATCCGACGCCCCGTTGAGTGAAACCGTGCAAGATCGAGCCGAGTAA
- a CDS encoding DNA polymerase ligase N-terminal domain-containing protein: MLRFAILSHDYPSLHWDFLLENGDKCRTWRLLNAPDATSGEMSAEEIADHRLFYLDYEGPVSGQRGSVTRWDAGTFEWLRNEADHCLVLLDGHRWHGRVHLRREQGAMWVCRRDA, translated from the coding sequence ATGCTTCGCTTTGCCATTCTTTCGCACGATTACCCCTCGCTGCATTGGGATTTTCTGCTGGAAAACGGCGATAAATGCCGAACATGGCGGTTGTTGAATGCCCCCGATGCGACCTCGGGTGAGATGTCTGCAGAAGAGATTGCCGACCATCGACTGTTCTATCTCGACTACGAAGGTCCGGTCAGCGGTCAGCGTGGAAGCGTCACACGATGGGATGCAGGCACGTTCGAGTGGCTGAGGAATGAAGCGGATCATTGTCTCGTTCTTCTTGATGGACATCGCTGGCACGGACGCGTTCATCTTCGGCGTGAGCAAGGAGCCATGTGGGTTTGTCGACGCGACGCGTAA
- a CDS encoding efflux RND transporter periplasmic adaptor subunit — translation MKPNPGFLPLFHERPRGDVATLLLILCPLFVLGCDAQNAEPAIETHTIVVTKPEVRSITLNQRYVCQIHSRRHIEVKALERGYLDAISVKEGQEVKKGDELFKVIPIIYKAKYDAELAEQAIAQMEFDFSQKLSTEKVVSTNEVSLEKAKLLRAKAKTELAAAELNFATIKAPFDGIIDRLQHQEGSLLEESSTLTTLSDNSLMWVYFNVPEARYLEFMADKDQHGPEMKIDLVLANGKKFSQEGTIGAIEADFNNRTGNISFRADFPNPDRLLRHGQTGNVFLTHVQKDAMVIPQKSTFLILDKRFVYVVDKDDIARQRELEISHELDDIFIVKSGIEVDDKIVLEGVQQVHDGVKIQYETRSVAQVYENLKYHAE, via the coding sequence GTGAAACCCAATCCAGGATTTCTGCCATTGTTTCACGAACGGCCACGCGGCGATGTCGCCACGCTCCTCTTGATTCTGTGCCCGTTGTTCGTGCTTGGCTGCGATGCTCAAAATGCCGAGCCCGCGATCGAGACACACACGATTGTGGTGACCAAGCCTGAAGTGAGGTCCATCACCTTAAACCAGCGGTATGTCTGTCAAATTCACTCAAGGCGACATATTGAGGTCAAAGCTCTTGAACGCGGCTACCTTGATGCGATCTCGGTCAAAGAGGGGCAAGAGGTCAAAAAAGGTGACGAGCTCTTCAAAGTCATCCCCATTATCTATAAGGCCAAGTATGACGCCGAATTGGCCGAACAAGCGATTGCACAGATGGAGTTCGACTTTTCGCAGAAACTCTCGACGGAGAAAGTCGTCTCCACGAATGAAGTGTCGCTAGAAAAAGCCAAGCTACTGCGTGCCAAAGCCAAGACGGAATTGGCGGCGGCGGAACTGAATTTCGCGACGATCAAGGCCCCCTTCGATGGGATCATTGACCGACTGCAGCATCAGGAAGGAAGCCTGCTCGAAGAGAGCAGTACGTTAACGACCCTGTCAGATAACAGCCTGATGTGGGTCTATTTCAACGTGCCCGAAGCACGCTATCTGGAATTTATGGCCGACAAAGACCAGCACGGGCCAGAGATGAAAATCGATCTCGTCCTGGCGAATGGAAAGAAGTTTTCCCAGGAAGGCACGATCGGGGCGATTGAAGCAGACTTCAATAACAGGACTGGGAATATCTCGTTCCGCGCCGATTTCCCCAATCCCGATCGCTTGTTGCGTCATGGCCAAACCGGAAACGTGTTCCTCACCCATGTGCAGAAAGATGCCATGGTCATTCCCCAGAAGTCAACCTTTCTGATTCTCGACAAACGCTTCGTGTATGTCGTCGACAAGGACGACATCGCGCGTCAGCGCGAACTCGAAATCAGTCACGAGTTGGACGACATCTTTATTGTCAAATCGGGAATCGAGGTCGACGACAAGATTGTTCTCGAGGGGGTTCAGCAGGTTCATGATGGTGTCAAAATTCAATACGAAACCCGCAGTGTGGCGCAGGTCTATGAAAACTTGAAATATCACGCCGAGTAA
- a CDS encoding IS5 family transposase: protein MDGSCGGRLVRTGEKGGDGVGNTKCGKGTKVVDIVDSRGIPLAIHVTAANHDEVKLIEPTLDRLQIPNKVPEHLIHDRAADSDPLRQRLSEERGIELVCPHRKSRKKPPTQDGRACRRYRHRYVVERTHSWFHNFRRTVIRYETTLDRFAGWIHLASALITMRQL from the coding sequence TTGGACGGAAGCTGCGGCGGACGCTTGGTTCGCACGGGCGAAAAAGGGGGCGACGGAGTCGGCAATACCAAGTGTGGCAAAGGTACCAAGGTCGTTGACATCGTGGACTCGCGGGGGATACCCCTTGCCATCCATGTGACCGCAGCAAATCACGACGAGGTCAAGTTGATCGAACCCACCCTCGATCGATTGCAGATTCCCAATAAGGTTCCTGAACATCTGATTCATGATCGAGCCGCCGACAGCGATCCCTTGCGCCAGCGATTGAGCGAGGAACGCGGGATCGAATTGGTGTGTCCTCATCGCAAGAGTCGTAAGAAGCCTCCGACGCAAGACGGTCGCGCGTGTCGGCGATACCGCCATCGGTATGTCGTGGAGCGAACCCATAGTTGGTTTCACAATTTTCGCCGCACCGTGATTCGATACGAAACCACATTGGACCGATTTGCCGGTTGGATTCATCTCGCCAGCGCTCTCATTACAATGAGGCAGTTATGA